Part of the Actinomycetota bacterium genome, CGCTCCCCGCACGTATGCGGCGGCGGGCTCTCGACAGGGGACAGGATGGCTCGCTCCGAACACGACCAGGCGGCCTTGGTGCTGCCCGCGCGTCACCTGAAATGTTTGCCCGTACCGCTTCGAATATCGGTTCTGGGTTCCTTCGCAGTATCCGACGGCAACAAAGACCTAACTCTCTCCGAGGGTTCGCAGCGTCTCCTTGCGTTCCTGGCCATCAACCCCCGGCCCCTCTCACGGGTCCTTGTTGCCGGGACTCTGTGGCCGGTGTCCACCGAGGCGCACGCTTACTCCAGCCTGCGGTCGGCGCTGGCCCGGCTCGAGGACGCCCGCTCGGGCATCCTCGTCACTCCCGCAACGCTCTGCATAGCCGACGGCGTAAGCGTGGACCTGCGGGGTGCGCGGGCGCTCGCCCACCGTCTGCTGGTGCCCGGGGCGAAGGTCTCCGCCCTTAACTCAATTGAGGGAGACCTTGCGTCTCTGTCCGAAGATCTCCTGCCCGGCTGGTACGAAGACTGGGCAACCGCCGAATACGAGGAGTGGCGCCAGCTACGGCTCCACGCGTTGGAGGCAATGGCCCGGATCCTGACCGCCGCCGGCGCGTACGGAGTTGCGGCGCTGGCTGCTCTTTCGGCCGTCAGGGCCGACCCCCTCCGGGAGAGCCCCCGGGTGGCCCTGATAAAGGTCCATCTGGCGGAAGGCAACCAGTCGGAGGCGACGAGGGAGTTCCGAAGGTACCGTGTTCTGCTGGCAGCGGAGCTCCACGTCGAACCCACGACTCTGCTGCGCGACCTGGTCACCAACCCCGTCACGCAGGCGTCACGTTCTCCGGTGCAGAGTGGGCGTCGAACGTCGAACACGGCGCTCAATGGCTCTCGGCAAGGAGAAATTCATGTTAAACCGCCCGCAGAACCGGCTCCGAATGGGGTTGCTGACGAGCGCTCTCGTTTCGATGCTCATTCTTCTAGGCCTAGCGTCCCCGGCGTACGCTGCCATTAACTGCGTCGTCGGCCCGGGGGTCACGCAGACCGAAACCACCGTGACCGGCTCCGGCGGGAACGACACCATCGACTGCGGTGGCGCAGAGCCCGGCAAAACCATCAACGGCCTGGGCGGCGACGACACGGTGACCGGCACCAAGTTTGTCGACACCATCAACGGCGGCGATGGGAACGACACTCTCACCGGAGCAATCGGCGACGACCTCATCACCGGTGGTCTGGGGAACGACACCGCAACCGGCAGCGCGGGCAACGACACGCTGTACGGCGGGGCCGGCAACGACACCCTGACCGGTAGCGAAGGCAACGACACTCTGAACGGCGAGGCCAACGACGACACCCTCACCGGCGGAGTCGGCAACGACACCATCAACGGCGGCATCGGACTGGACATCCTGAAGGGCGGAGCAGGGAACGACAACCTCACCGGGCCCCCTCTGGACGGTAGCTCGGACGACCTCAACGGCGGAGCAGACGCCGACGTGTGCGCACGTTCGCCGTTGCTCGAACTGTTCAACCGGGACAGCCTCACCAACTGCAACCCGTAATCAGGCTGCAAACAAAGTGCCCGGCTACGGCCGGGCACTTTCGCGTCCAGGAACGTCGAACTCGTCCGGGTGAGCCCTGAGGTATACAAGCCTGGCGGCGGCGAACTCCTCGGCCGAGTCGGTGTACATGAGGTCCAACTCCTCGAACACCGGCGGTTCATAGGTGGCGCTGAAGGCGGCCAGTGTGCCTTCGAGCCTGGCCGCGTCGTGCCTGGCCCGCACGACATCGTAGAGATGCCAGGCATCCTGCGCGATCACGGCCGCTGCGTCCATCCCGAGGTGGACGAAGGCGTCCGGCGCCATCGAGGCTATCTCGGGGGCGGTGAACAGTAGCTGGTTGAACCCGCCGCTCAACACCTCGCGGTCTACTACATAAGCCACGAAGTGCGCCTGCAGGCTCAACGGCAACGAACGCAACGCCGAGGGATCGGTTTCCCGGAGCCGTAGCACGTACTGGAAAAGGCGGTCCTCCAGGTCCCCGTCGCCTGCCGATCGGATCAAGTCGCTCAACTCCGGCACGCCCTCATTCTGGTACAGCGTAACGCCGGCTCAATGATGTAACGGCCGGCCCCTGCGCCGCACTAAGGAACATGGTTCCCGAGGTCTCTTTGACCGGGCTGGTCCTGGTGGCTGCAGTTGCCTTCCTTGCACCCTTCATCCTCGGACTTGCGCCGAAGGTGCGACTGCCGGCCGTGGTCCTGGAGATACTCGCCGGCATTGCCATCGGGCCTTCCGGCCTGGGATGGGTCGAGCCCGACGTGGCCATCGAGGTGCTGGCCGTCCTGGGTCTGGCGATGCTGCTCTTCCTGGCCGGCATGGAGGTCGAGCCGGAGCGTTTCCGGGGCCGGGTCCTCGGGCAGTCGCTCGGCGGTTTCGCCGTGTCGATCATCGCCGGCACGGCTATCGGGTTCGGCTTGAGGGGCGCCGGTCTTGTGGGCAATCCGCTCCTGTTTGCCATCGCTCTTTCGGCGACCTCGCTGGGCCTGATCATTCCCGTTCTGAAGGACGCCGGCCAGACCGGCACACCCCTCGGGCAGCTGACCATCACCGCCTCGTCCATTGCCGACTTCGCCGCCGTCATCCTGCTTTCGCTGTTGTTCTCCCGCGAGGGCTCCGGCCCGGGCGCCACCCTGCTGCTCCTCGGGGCTTTTGCGGTACTGGCGGCAGCCATCGGCTTCGGGATCGCCGAGGCCGGCCGCTCCAGCCGGGTGTCGGAGGCGCTGCTCCGGCTCCAGGACACCACAGCCGAGATCAGGGTGAGGGGTGCAGTCCTGCTGCTGGTGGGCTTCGCCGCCCTGGCGGAACACCTGGGCCTCGAAGTGATTCTGGCGGCGTTCATCGCCGGGGCGGTGCTGAAGCTCGTCGACAAGGACGTGATGCTGACCCACCCGCATTTTCGCTTAAAGCTGGAGTCGATCGGCTACGGTTTCCTGATCCCGGTGTTCTTCATCTCCAGCGGGCTGCGCTTCGACGCCGGCGCCCTGTTCGAAAGCGCCTCCTCGCTGATCCGGGTCCCCGTCTTCCTGGCAGCCCTGCTGATTGTGAGGGGGTTGCCTGCACTGAGCTACAGGAAGACCATCGGTAGCAGGGGAACCGCCGCCGCGGCACTCCTGCAGGCGACGTCGCTGCCGTTCATCGTTGCGGCCACCCAGATCGGGGTCGAACTGGGGGCGATAAGCGAGCAGAATTCCGCCGCCCTGATCGGCGCAGGCCTGCTATCGGTGATTGTCTTCCCGATCACCGCCCTCGGCCTCTTGAAGGGGATGGCAACCTCACCTGAAAGCCAGGCGGAGCCTGCAGCCTAGAGGCCCGCTACGAGTTTGGCTGCGATAGGGGCCGCCACCTGACCCCCCACTCCCCCGCCTTCGACCAGGACGGCAAAGGCGTACTCGCCCGAGTAGCCCACGAACCAGGCGTGGGTTTTCGGGGGCCTGTCGTTTCCGAACTCCGCCGTGCCGGTCTTGCCGGACACCGGCTTGCCCGGGACCTTCGCCCCGGTGCCCGTGCCCTCGTTCACCACGGCGGTCATGAACTCCCTCAAGCTCTCGCCCACCGCCGCGTCCATCGGCAGCTTGTCCGGCGGAGCGGCGCCGGCCGTGAGGGTCGGCGGACGCCATCCTCCCCCGGCTGCGGCCCCGGCCACCGTCGCCATGTGCAGCGGGCTGGCCAGCACCCTGCCCTGCCCGATGGTCGCAGCCGCCTTCTCCGTGGAGTCTTTGGGCTCGGGGTAGCTGCCTCCGGCGGCGTTCAGCGGGAAGTCGTACTCCTTGTTGAAACCGAAAGTCTCAGCCCCCTGGGTGAGCCGGGCCTGCTCAACCGGCCGGGTCAACTCGATGAACCCCGTGTTGCACGAGTGAATGAAAACCTGCCGGAAGTCGGTCTCCCCCAGCGCCTCGCCCTCGAAGTTGCGGAACGACCTGCCGCCCACGTTCACCGTTGCCGGGCAGCCGACCCTCTGGGCGGGTGCGATCCCGGAGCCAAGCAGGGTCCCGGCCGAGACGATCTTGAACGAGGACCCCGGCGGGTAACGGCCGCCGAAAGCCCGGTTGAACTCCCCGATCGGACGGCTGACCGCAGCCCGCACCTCCGAGGTGGCGATCTCTACGACCACGATCGCTGCCGGCTCCGCCACTCCGACCAGCGCCGCCTCGGCGGCGTTCTGCACCGGCACGGACAGAGTGGTCTCCACGTCGGCTGCCGGCTTGCCGTCACTGGTCATCAGGACCTTGTTGTTCGACCCGTCGGCGGTAGAGATGCGAAGCTCCAGGGCAGGTTCGCCGGCGAGCTCCTTCTCGAAGGAGGCCTCGAGGCCGCTCCTGCCGACCTGATCCCCTGCCCGGTACGGGTCGCCGAGGTTCTCCAGGCCCTCCGCCGTGACCTCGCCGACGGTCCCGAGGATGTGCTTGGCGAAGTCGGGCGTCGGGGGCAGCCGCTTCTGCTGGTTCTGGAACACCAGCCCGGGGACCGGGTAGAGGATCGGCTTTTTCGCCTCGTACTCCTCGGCGGGGATCTCCTTCACCGGTAGGAACCAGTCCCCCCGCAGCCCCGGCTGGCTGAGGTCGGCGTTGATCTTCGCCGGGTCGGCCTGCAGCTGGTCGACCAGCACCTGCGTCATCGCCGCCCGGTCCTTGATACGCCGCGGCTCGATGCCCACGACGACGACCCGCCGCTCTTCGGTGATCGCCTTGCCGTCGAACCCCAGGAGCTGGCCCCTCTGCGGCCAGGTGCGCCTTCGCTCAAAACCTGAGTTGACCGTGAAGTTCGGGTGAACCGACTCCGGGGACCACACGACCAGCCACTTGCCTTCTTTGCGTTCGAGGTCGAGGGCGGTGTCGTAGGTGAAGTCCCCCAGACCTTCGAGCTTCCAGGTGGCCCGGAAGGGAGCTACTGCGGAGTCGCCCTCGGAGGTCACCTCACCCATCTCGAACGAGTAGTCCGTGGCGTCCATGTCTTCCTTAAGGGGCTCGTACACCTCGGCGAACCTGGCCGGAGCGCTGAGAGCAAGCGCCTCCATGGCTTTGTAGTCCTCCTCCTCCCAGGCCTTCAGGTAGGCCGCGGCGGCCGCGTCGGGCTTCTCACGGTTGGAGACGTAGTAGAAGTAGCCGGTCGCCGCGCCGGCGAGGACGAGAAGAACGACCAGCACGGCGATCTTCCGGGAGGTGGTCACCCCCCTATCGTACTTAGAGTCTCGGTTGTTGCTAAGGGCTTTGACCCAAGGGCGCCCAGTCGGAGGCGATCAACTACCGATGTCGAAAGACCTTGTCCCGTAGACCAGGTCCGGGGACCAGGGTCCGCAGCCGATGTGGTTGCACGCCCGGTGCCGGTGCACAAAACTCTGGCCCGCCCCGAGGCCCTGCCGGACCAGGGAGGTCTGGTTCCCCGGGATGATGATGGTGCTGACGGCCTCGGGCGTTGCGACCGGCGCGTACTGAACCTCGAAGCGGGTCTCGACGTCGCTCGCATCGTCCCAGGTGAGCTCGTAGGAAGTCTTGGTCCTCTCCCCCTTCTCCAACAGGACGCGGGGCAGCCTCGTCACGGTGACGGTCGCGCTGGTTGCGGTGATCTCGTCCACCCTGATGAGAAAGCCATCGATGTCGTAGTTGTGGTTCGGCACGAAGGGCGTAGTCAGCTCCCAGCGTTTGAAGACGTCGCCCTCCAGCCACCGTGCCCCTGCGCCGCCGTCGGCGCCCATCAGCACCGCCCGCCTCTTTTTGCCTTCGGGGTCCGGGTCGTCAAAGTTTTCGTGAATGATCACCACGCCGTTCTCCGCTCCGAACGGCATGCCTGCGTCGTAACCCTCCCGCGTCCGGAACTCGATGATGTAGGAGTGGAAGGCGTCCGGCTCGATGGTCGCCATGATGGGACCCGACCCGACCGGGTTGGTCGCCGACCTCAGGGTGAAGGTGGTGGTTCCCTGTATCGGCACTACCCGCTTACGCGTTCCAGGGACAAAACCAGCCCGGTCCTTGTTCCAGACGTTCGAGTGTTGCGGGACCGGCCCGAAGTCGGCGCTTGGCTGGGTCGCCAGCTGGGCCCCGCTCTGCAGGTCCCAGGCGTTGTCGTACTCGCTCTGGAAGGGAGAGTGGACGCCCCTGAACGCGTGCCCCAACTCGTGGAACGGGATCCACGCTTGCTCCCAGTGGGAGTACGGGACCCAGGTCGTCCTGCGTCCCCCCATCGACCCGCCGAACGAGTAGCTAACCAGCTGGAAGTTGAAGAAGAGGTTGACGATCCCGAAATCGTCCAGGTCCACGTCCTGAGCGGCCAGGGCGGTGCAGTCCGTGAAGAGCTTCTTGAGGTCCATCTTGGTGGGGTCGTCGACCGAGAGGTAGTCCTCCACGTCTCCGGGCAGGACGTACCACGGCCCAGACTCCGGCACGACCTTCGAGCCGTTCAATGTGATCGTGCCGTAGGAAAGCTCGTCCCAAAAGTCGGCTGCCAGCGAGTCGGCCCCCATTAGCCCTTCAAAATAGCCCTGGTCCCGCTGGTTGCCGGTCTCATCGGCAAAGCGGCAGAGGGCGGTAAGAAGGGGGACGTTTCTGCCGGGACGGTCCGTCAGACCGAAGCCTTTGCCCAGCGAGGCGTCGCCGCCGACCGAGATGTTACCGGCGGTGAGCACCGGGATCCCGCCCGGGACCCGCGGCTGCTCCAACCTTCCGGAGATCGTGACCCTGCGCCTGTCGAGCTCATCGAGGTCGTCGAACCGGGTCGGGCGGATCGTCGTGTTGCGGACGGTTTCCAGACGGAGTATGTCGGAGCCGGCAATCGGGCTGTCGAGCGACAGGTAGACCTCTTCGCCCTTCTCAGGATTCCGCGGGTCGGCGTTGGTCCAGTGGACGTGGCTGACGACCCCCTCCACGCGGACGAAGGTGGCTCCGAAGGCGGAGGGCACCACCACTACGCTGCCGACCAGCAGGGCGGTGAGCATCAACAGGGTCAAACGGGCCCGGAATCTTTTGGTTTTCGGCGTCACGACTCCTCCTCAACTGTGTCATGGCCGAGATCTACTGTCCGTCCGGATGAGAAAGGCCCGGCCGTTAAACGAGTCGAGGCTCCGAGAACACTCCTCGGAGCCTCGACAAAAAACTGAACCGCCTGCCTACTCCAGGATGCCAGTCATGTACAGCAGGAACAGCACCAGGACCACTGCGCTGAGCAATACGCCGATCAAGGCCCGTCCGACCGGCTTGCCGCGGCCGTCCATGAGTCCGACCACCAGCCCGCCGGCGCCGAGGGCAGCCATCACAATCCAGATCCAGCCGTTGGCGTCGTCATCTCCGCTGATGACCATGCCGATGAGCATTGCGACAATTGCCCCGACTCCCAACCCGAGCGACAGGTTGGCCTTCGAGGGTGCTGCGCTACTGCCTGTTGCGTCTACCATTCCACCCCCCTACTTGGATGATGGCGCGAACGGTAGACCTTTTTAATTCGAACGACAAGTATTAGAAGACAAATTCTTCTACTAGACGGTTTCGTAGACCTCGGATGCGGCATGCAAGGCGTCGCCCGGCTTGACGTCGGCCCCCTGGTCGAGCAGGAGCGACTCCAAAGCGGCGAGTATGAGCATCACGTTCCGCTTGGTCGACGAGTGTCCCATCAGGCCGATCCGCCAGGCCTTGCCCTTGAACGGGCCGAGGCCGGCGCCGATCTCGATGCCGTAGTCGTTCAACAAGGCCTTGCGGACGACCAGGTCGTTGACACCGTCCGGAACCCGGACCGCATTCAAGGTGGTCAGCGACTGTTCGGGGATGTAGGCGAAGCCCATCGCCTCCAGGCCGGCCCGCAGGGCGTCGTGGTTCAGCTTGTGCCGGGCGATCCTGACCTCGAGGCCCTCCTCCAGCACGATGCGCAGGGCTTCGTGGAGGGCGTAGGTCATGTTGATCGGGGCGGTGTGGTGGTACACCCGTTCCTCACCCCAATAGGCGCGCAGCATGCTGATGTCCAGGTACCAGCTCTGCACCTTGGTCTTGCGGGCGTCCATCGCAGCCAGCGCAGCCGGCGAGAAGGAAACCGGCGCCAGGCCGGGAGGGCAGGACAGGCATTTCTGGGTGCCGCTGTAGATCGCGTCGATGTTCCACTCGTCCACCAGCAACTCGACCCCGCCCATGGAGGTAACCGCGTCGACCAGCAGCAGTGCGCCGGCGTCGTGGACCAGCTTGGAGATCTCGACCAGCGGCTGGTGGACGCCGGTGGAGGTCTCGGCGTGGACTATGCCCAGCACCTTGGTGTTCGGGTGTTCGGCCAGGGCCGCCTCGACGGCCGAGGGTTCGATGATCTTGCCCCAGTCCTGTTCGATGGAGTGGACGGTGGCGCCGGCACGCTCGGCAACGTCCCGCATGCGGGTGCCGAACACGCCGTTGACGCAGACGATCATCTCGTCACCCGGCTCGATAAGGTTCACGACGCACATCTCCATGCCGGCCGAGCCGGTCCCGGAGGTGGCCATGGTCATCTCGTTGGTGGTGGAGAAGACCTCACGGATCATCGAACGGGTCTCGTCCATGATCTTCAGGTACTGCGGGTCGAGGTGGCCGATCGTCGGAGCCGCCAGTGCGCTCAGCACCCGGGGCGGAACGTCGGACGGACCGGGGCCCAGCAGCACACGCTGGGGCGGCGTGACAGGGGGAATGTCAAAACTCATTTCAAACTCCAGACTTGAATTTTTCGGGGTGGTGCTAGACCTTCTGGCCCATCACCTCGGCCATGACCGATCCGAGCTCGGCCGGGCTCGTGGCTACGGCCATTCCCGCCTGCCGCATGATCTCGGTCTTCTCGGCGGCGGTGTCGCCGAACGCCGACACAATGGCGCCGGCGTGGCCCATGCGCCGCCCTGCGGGGGCGGTCAGGCCGGCTACGAAACCGACAACCGGCTTCGTCATGTGGTCCCGGACGTAGGCTGCCGCCTCGGCCTCCTGCGGCCCGCCGATCTCACCGATCAGCATCACTGCATCCGTCTCGGGGTCCTTTTCGAACAGCTTCAGCATGTCGACGAACGAGCTCCCGTTGATCGGGTCCCCGCCGATGCCGGCACTGGTGGAGACGCCCAGGCCGAACTTGGCCATCTGGGCGGCAGCCTCGTAGCCGAGCGTCCCGGAGCGGGCGACGATTCCGATGCGGCCCTGGGTGTAGATGTGCGGCGGCATGATGCCGAGCATCGCCTTGCCCACGCTGATCACGCCGGCGCAGTTCGGGCCGACGACGGTCATGCGGTACTCCGGCGGGTACCTGAGCAGATAGCGCTTGACCCTCATCATGTCCTGGGTGGGAACGCCCTCGGCAATGACCACGGCCAGCTCCAACCCGGCGTCGGCAGCCTCCATGACCGCGTCGGCGGCAAACGGTGCCGGGACGAAGATCTGGGTTGCGGTGGCGCCGGTGGCCTTGACGGCCTCCTTGACGGTGTTGAAGACCGGCAGCCCGAGGTGGGTCTGGCCCCCCTTGCCCGGCGTGACACCGCCGACGATGTTCGTGCCGTACTCGATGGCCTCCTTCGCGTGAAAGGTGCCCTTGTCGCCGGTGAAGCCCTGGAAGATGACCTTGGTGGTCTCGTCGATGAGGATGCTCATACCGCGGCCCCTTCCTGTGCCGACCTCAGCGCTGCGACTGCGGCCTCGGCCGCGTCGGAAAGCTCCTCGGCGCTGGTGATCTCCAGGCCGGAGTCGGCCAGGATCCTGCGCCCCTGTTCTACATTGGTGCCCGCCAGGCGGACGACCAGCGGAACCTTGAGGTTCACCTCGCCGATGGCCTGGACGATGCCCTGGGCCACCCAGTCGCAGTGGTTGATGCCGGCGAAGATGTTGACGAGAATCACCTTGACCTGCGGGTCGCTCATCACGAGTCGGAAGGCGTTGGCCACCCGCTCCGGCGAAGCGCCGCCGCCGATGTCCAGGAAGTTGGCCGGCTCGCCGCCGGCGTGCTTGATGAGGTCCATGGTGGCCATGGCCAGCCCGGCGCCGTTGACGATGCAGCCGATCTCCCCGTCCAGGCCGATGTAGCTGAGGCCGTGCTCGGCGGCCTCGACCTCACGGGGGTCCTCCTGGGTGTAGTCGCGCAGCTCGTTGACCTGGGGCCGGCGGAACAGGGCGTTGTCGTCGAAAGACATCTTGGCGTCGAGCGCCAGCACCTGCCCGTCCACGGTGAGGATCAACGGGTTTATCTCGACCATGCTGGCGTCCAGGTCGCGAAACGCGCGGTAGGCGCCGCTGATGGCGGCCACGGCGCTCCGGATTTCCTTGCCTTTGAAGCCGAGGCCGAAAGCCATCTCCCGGGCCTGGAACGACTGGATGCCCACGGCCGGCTCGACGACCTCTTTGACGATGGCCTCGGGCTTGGTGGCAACGATCTGCTCGATGTCCATTCCGCCCTCGGCCGACGCAATGATCGTCACCCGCTCCAGGGCCCGGTCCAGGACCAGTCCCAGGTAGATCTCACGGGCGATCGGCACGGCCTTCTCGATCAGGACCCGGTGGCACACCTTGCCTGAGGGACCGGTCTGGGTGGTGACCAGGACGTTGCCGAGAAGCTCGTGAGCCGCCGCCTGCACGTCGTCCAGGGTCTTGCAGATCTTGATGCCGCCGGCCTTGCCCCGGGCGCCGGAGTGGATCTGGGCCTTCACGGCCCACGGTCCCCCGCCGATCTCCTCGGCGAACTGCACTGCCTGGTCTGCCGTGTAGGCGACCATGCCGGCCGGCACGGGGACGCCGAAACCGGCCAGGAGGTCTTTCGCCTGGTGCTCGTGGATGTCCATTAGCCCGCAACCCCCGCCAGGGATGCCTTCAGCTTGATCTCGTCGTCCAGACGGACCACGTTCTCAGCCATGCGGGCCGAGGCGGCGTCGATCATCTTGCCGTCCAGGACCGCAGCGCCCTTGCCTGCCGCCGCAGCCTCGTCGAGGGCAACCAGCATCCGGCGGGCCTTGTCGGCCTCCCTCTCGGACGGGGTGAAGACCTCGTTGGCGCCCTCGACCTGCGAGGGGTGGATCGCCCACTTACCCTCGAAGCCCAGGGCGGCAACCCGCTTGCCGGCGTCCAGGAACCCGTCGGGGTCGCTGAT contains:
- a CDS encoding fibronectin type III domain-containing protein; this translates as MTPKTKRFRARLTLLMLTALLVGSVVVVPSAFGATFVRVEGVVSHVHWTNADPRNPEKGEEVYLSLDSPIAGSDILRLETVRNTTIRPTRFDDLDELDRRRVTISGRLEQPRVPGGIPVLTAGNISVGGDASLGKGFGLTDRPGRNVPLLTALCRFADETGNQRDQGYFEGLMGADSLAADFWDELSYGTITLNGSKVVPESGPWYVLPGDVEDYLSVDDPTKMDLKKLFTDCTALAAQDVDLDDFGIVNLFFNFQLVSYSFGGSMGGRRTTWVPYSHWEQAWIPFHELGHAFRGVHSPFQSEYDNAWDLQSGAQLATQPSADFGPVPQHSNVWNKDRAGFVPGTRKRVVPIQGTTTFTLRSATNPVGSGPIMATIEPDAFHSYIIEFRTREGYDAGMPFGAENGVVIIHENFDDPDPEGKKRRAVLMGADGGAGARWLEGDVFKRWELTTPFVPNHNYDIDGFLIRVDEITATSATVTVTRLPRVLLEKGERTKTSYELTWDDASDVETRFEVQYAPVATPEAVSTIIIPGNQTSLVRQGLGAGQSFVHRHRACNHIGCGPWSPDLVYGTRSFDIGS
- the sucD gene encoding succinate--CoA ligase subunit alpha — its product is MSILIDETTKVIFQGFTGDKGTFHAKEAIEYGTNIVGGVTPGKGGQTHLGLPVFNTVKEAVKATGATATQIFVPAPFAADAVMEAADAGLELAVVIAEGVPTQDMMRVKRYLLRYPPEYRMTVVGPNCAGVISVGKAMLGIMPPHIYTQGRIGIVARSGTLGYEAAAQMAKFGLGVSTSAGIGGDPINGSSFVDMLKLFEKDPETDAVMLIGEIGGPQEAEAAAYVRDHMTKPVVGFVAGLTAPAGRRMGHAGAIVSAFGDTAAEKTEIMRQAGMAVATSPAELGSVMAEVMGQKV
- a CDS encoding calcium-binding protein — encoded protein: MLILLGLASPAYAAINCVVGPGVTQTETTVTGSGGNDTIDCGGAEPGKTINGLGGDDTVTGTKFVDTINGGDGNDTLTGAIGDDLITGGLGNDTATGSAGNDTLYGGAGNDTLTGSEGNDTLNGEANDDTLTGGVGNDTINGGIGLDILKGGAGNDNLTGPPLDGSSDDLNGGADADVCARSPLLELFNRDSLTNCNP
- a CDS encoding penicillin-binding transpeptidase domain-containing protein; its protein translation is MTTSRKIAVLVVLLVLAGAATGYFYYVSNREKPDAAAAAYLKAWEEEDYKAMEALALSAPARFAEVYEPLKEDMDATDYSFEMGEVTSEGDSAVAPFRATWKLEGLGDFTYDTALDLERKEGKWLVVWSPESVHPNFTVNSGFERRRTWPQRGQLLGFDGKAITEERRVVVVGIEPRRIKDRAAMTQVLVDQLQADPAKINADLSQPGLRGDWFLPVKEIPAEEYEAKKPILYPVPGLVFQNQQKRLPPTPDFAKHILGTVGEVTAEGLENLGDPYRAGDQVGRSGLEASFEKELAGEPALELRISTADGSNNKVLMTSDGKPAADVETTLSVPVQNAAEAALVGVAEPAAIVVVEIATSEVRAAVSRPIGEFNRAFGGRYPPGSSFKIVSAGTLLGSGIAPAQRVGCPATVNVGGRSFRNFEGEALGETDFRQVFIHSCNTGFIELTRPVEQARLTQGAETFGFNKEYDFPLNAAGGSYPEPKDSTEKAAATIGQGRVLASPLHMATVAGAAAGGGWRPPTLTAGAAPPDKLPMDAAVGESLREFMTAVVNEGTGTGAKVPGKPVSGKTGTAEFGNDRPPKTHAWFVGYSGEYAFAVLVEGGGVGGQVAAPIAAKLVAGL
- a CDS encoding DUF4375 domain-containing protein, whose protein sequence is MIRSAGDGDLEDRLFQYVLRLRETDPSALRSLPLSLQAHFVAYVVDREVLSGGFNQLLFTAPEIASMAPDAFVHLGMDAAAVIAQDAWHLYDVVRARHDAARLEGTLAAFSATYEPPVFEELDLMYTDSAEEFAAARLVYLRAHPDEFDVPGRESARP
- a CDS encoding malate--CoA ligase subunit beta, yielding MDIHEHQAKDLLAGFGVPVPAGMVAYTADQAVQFAEEIGGGPWAVKAQIHSGARGKAGGIKICKTLDDVQAAAHELLGNVLVTTQTGPSGKVCHRVLIEKAVPIAREIYLGLVLDRALERVTIIASAEGGMDIEQIVATKPEAIVKEVVEPAVGIQSFQAREMAFGLGFKGKEIRSAVAAISGAYRAFRDLDASMVEINPLILTVDGQVLALDAKMSFDDNALFRRPQVNELRDYTQEDPREVEAAEHGLSYIGLDGEIGCIVNGAGLAMATMDLIKHAGGEPANFLDIGGGASPERVANAFRLVMSDPQVKVILVNIFAGINHCDWVAQGIVQAIGEVNLKVPLVVRLAGTNVEQGRRILADSGLEITSAEELSDAAEAAVAALRSAQEGAAV
- a CDS encoding alanine--glyoxylate aminotransferase family protein — protein: MSFDIPPVTPPQRVLLGPGPSDVPPRVLSALAAPTIGHLDPQYLKIMDETRSMIREVFSTTNEMTMATSGTGSAGMEMCVVNLIEPGDEMIVCVNGVFGTRMRDVAERAGATVHSIEQDWGKIIEPSAVEAALAEHPNTKVLGIVHAETSTGVHQPLVEISKLVHDAGALLLVDAVTSMGGVELLVDEWNIDAIYSGTQKCLSCPPGLAPVSFSPAALAAMDARKTKVQSWYLDISMLRAYWGEERVYHHTAPINMTYALHEALRIVLEEGLEVRIARHKLNHDALRAGLEAMGFAYIPEQSLTTLNAVRVPDGVNDLVVRKALLNDYGIEIGAGLGPFKGKAWRIGLMGHSSTKRNVMLILAALESLLLDQGADVKPGDALHAASEVYETV
- a CDS encoding cation:proton antiporter, translating into MVPEVSLTGLVLVAAVAFLAPFILGLAPKVRLPAVVLEILAGIAIGPSGLGWVEPDVAIEVLAVLGLAMLLFLAGMEVEPERFRGRVLGQSLGGFAVSIIAGTAIGFGLRGAGLVGNPLLFAIALSATSLGLIIPVLKDAGQTGTPLGQLTITASSIADFAAVILLSLLFSREGSGPGATLLLLGAFAVLAAAIGFGIAEAGRSSRVSEALLRLQDTTAEIRVRGAVLLLVGFAALAEHLGLEVILAAFIAGAVLKLVDKDVMLTHPHFRLKLESIGYGFLIPVFFISSGLRFDAGALFESASSLIRVPVFLAALLIVRGLPALSYRKTIGSRGTAAAALLQATSLPFIVAATQIGVELGAISEQNSAALIGAGLLSVIVFPITALGLLKGMATSPESQAEPAA
- a CDS encoding BTAD domain-containing putative transcriptional regulator, which produces MPVPLRISVLGSFAVSDGNKDLTLSEGSQRLLAFLAINPRPLSRVLVAGTLWPVSTEAHAYSSLRSALARLEDARSGILVTPATLCIADGVSVDLRGARALAHRLLVPGAKVSALNSIEGDLASLSEDLLPGWYEDWATAEYEEWRQLRLHALEAMARILTAAGAYGVAALAALSAVRADPLRESPRVALIKVHLAEGNQSEATREFRRYRVLLAAELHVEPTTLLRDLVTNPVTQASRSPVQSGRRTSNTALNGSRQGEIHVKPPAEPAPNGVADERSRFDAHSSRPSVPGVRCH